TGGGGTTTAGAAGAAGCCCAAATACTCAAAAATATACAAAGTCCAATACTGTTTTAGTCTCCCAAAGTCAAACATCAACGCTgtgacagagcagagcacaACTACCAGGACCCAGTATCCCAGATTCTGGCACACAGAAAATTGTGCTAGAAATCAGCAGAAGATCTGAACAcaacagagcacacagagcttttaattatttttctgacatcCCTGGAGTAACAGGTTATCAGAGAGTTTGGGTGTCAAAAATGCCAACATTATGATTTCCAATAGTGCTTTTCAACAAGGGCACTCATCCAGCTGCACCCTACTATGACCCAAAAGTCAGCATTCACTGCCTGGGAAGCTGAACAGAACCACCAAATACTCTCATATTGAATGAGAGAATGGTCATTTTAGGAAATACTACTTTATGTAGATAAATTTTATTTGAGGGAGCACAAGTGAAACCTGTTGTGTTAAAGGGAAAGTTCAGACTTGATGAATTAGTACTGAATCTTATCCCAGGATGCCTTGCCTTTAGCAGAGGCAGTTTTCCCCTGCCAGGTCTGGCTTGCTCCCTGCTGCTTTGGTGCCAGACCCTGCAGTGGGTGAGGCCAGGCACCTACTTGGTGAAAGCCTCGGGAATGGTGCTGGGGTAGGGGATTGGTGCCTTCTCCTCCGAGGGCAGCTTCTGATCCACAGTGAAGGTGTGGTCATCCACCACAAAGGACATCAGCAGGGGCAGGAACCTGGTGATCAGCTCAGCCTCCTTGGAGAACAGAGGAAAGAGAACAAACCCATCATCAGTCACTTCATGCCACCTAATGGTCCTGAAGTGCTGtgacaaaagcaaagcagtgtAAGAAGCCTCATCCTACACTGAAGAAAACCAGGTTACAGACATCCAGTTCAAAATTCCTGAATAATCCACTTCTACATGTTCCATGGTAATCAGGAAAACTCTACTTCATCTCATTACAAAAATACTCTTGCTCAAATCCTTCTTCAGACAATTGTGTAGCATTTCTTCTGAGAGgcccttcccagcactgctgcaggcaTGGGATGTGTTCAGGATGACATAAAACTGCTGATATCAACAATTACAGACTCACAGCATGGCCCAGGCTTATTTGTGGCAACTCAACCAcaaagaaatcagattttaaagACTGATTCAGAGACTCCCTTTGGAAAGAAATGGAACATTTTCCCTTACAGGTTCATGAAAGAGTACAAATCACAGCACTACACATGGTAAATACCCATGgtatttataaaacatttacTGCTTTATAGTTCAGAATAGAAACAGCAAATTCCTCCTGAGGAACAGCCGTGCTGTGCAACAccagggttggccctcctgcCCTCAGCTGAACTACACGAGGGGCTCCTGTAATACTGGGAAGGGATTTCCAAAGCATAGAAAGATTACAGTTCAATGTGGCGCTACACTAAACTGCTGtaacagagagctgggagggaaaaaCCATTTTTCTTGTCAATGAAAAGCTTCTAAACTACTACCAGAGTTTGAGAATAGTCTTGGAAATCCTGCTTTCCTCATGCAAGATGTGTTCTATAAACCCATCAGTTGTGTACAAGACTCCAGGAAAAATGAGAGAGCAATGAGCAACTAGTGGAGTATTTAACAAAGATACAGGCTGATTTCAGAACAGCAAGGACCAGAACCCatggaaataaaaaggcagGTAATGGAAGCTCACagtccagaacagctgctctgtgacCACTGCTTTTTCCCAAAAAAGCTCTGATGAGACATTTGGAGAACTAATGTTTAATAGGGAATacaacaaaataataaacaacCCTGAATTTGATTAATTGTGTTAAATTCTCACCATCAAAAGGGCTCACCATTTTTGGTTCCTTGAAGACTTGGCTGTCAATCATGTCCCAGGCCCCCTGTCCCAAAGACAGCATCctaaggagcagcagcagatccGGGCTTTCCTCGAATTTTtaggggagaagaaaaacagctaTTTTGATCTTCACATGAGATAGTTAATTGGAAGCAGTGGTTTATATTCAAAGCTGTTCTGGATTAGCAGCTTTGTCCAAGACTCCTAAAGGCATTCAGTTCAAGTTGAAAACTGATCCTCAAATGGGCATCAAAGAACTGCCACACCTCAGGGTTTGTAGATTTATAATGGACCAGGAAGTTTGCAGCCATCTGAGCACATCTTTTTAATATGTGTCCAGCTCAATTAGTGCACTAAAATATAATGTGTGAGAGGATGAACTAAGTTATCTCAGCAGAAGAGAGGATAAAGGTTGTGTAAGAATGACagtgaattttttgtttgtattgtGTCCTGAAATCCAAACGACTTTCAGTCTTAAACTGTCACAAGAAGTTACTACATGCAGCAATAACACTGAACAACTCAGGGATAAAACAGCAAGTGGCTCCCATTGTCCAGACCCCTGCCAAGATGCCCTTCTCAACATTTCAGCACTTCCTGCAGACTCCATTGCAGGAACTGTGGAGTTATCTCAGGCACCAGACCAGAACTGTGCAAACAAACCCAAGGCATTCACTGTGGCAGGAGAAAGATGCTGCTGTCACACAAACTGATGGAGGGACAAAGCAGGGAGGAACAGACTCTACATATTATTCTGTATTTGCACAGCTGCCAGGCAGAATGAGCCATGCAAAGAATTCATGGTCAGTTTTGGAGACTTCCAAAATGCCCATGCCCaaacagctcctgcagagctctgcagcaggtGCTGCAAATGGACAGGAATCATGTTTCCTTTGTTCCAACTGCCACATTTGGGAACTTCCTGAGACTTGGACAATGCCAGCCCTTCCCTAATGGCTGTCAGTCAGCCAAGACCACAATTCAGGTTAGGTACACAGGCTGCAATGCTTACCCTGGGTAAGGTGTCCTGCCCAACCAGGTCTTGCAGGTGCCTTATGGTGCTCAAGGCTAAGGTGTTAATGGCAAAGGGATCACACAGGATCATTGATAAGTCCCTGAGAAGAAGTAAAAAATCAAACACTTGTCATACATAACCAACAATCTCATTGTACATGTCCAAACCCAGATGTGTGCACCTGATGAACCTTCTCCTGGCCTTGTAAACAAGTAACATTCATGGTGGTTTTGACATGAAAGAGCACAAAAAACAATTGCTGAGGTCTTCTGCACTGAGATCAAGCACAAAGTCTCCCACAGCCAGTTGAAGGTCTGCTGGGAGACAGCCCACAGGCAGTGGAGCTCTGGTGGCCCCAGCCCTTTGAGCCGGCAGGTTTTGACCATCTCCAGAGTGCTGAGGACAGAAAGGTCTCAGAGGCTTTTGAAAAACAACAGGTAAAAGTAAATTTGCAAATAgtcaaaaaaaatcaccaatgGACAAAATCTGAAAGTACCAGctaaataaaatactgtgagGGCACCTTCCAGAAACTTAAGTGTACCAGATCACAGCAGGGGTGTTATTTGAAGCTAATGAAGTACTCTAACTGACAAACATCACTAGCCCATTTTCTTTGGGTTTAAAGCCAGACATGTCATTCATAATAACTTATTCTGACTCCCTAAGAAAGGCTCCTGAATTTTGTTATGAGGCCACAGGGGAGACTCAAGAGTTGCACGTGAagcagtgcaagctctgccagcAGGATGTGCTTGGCTGTGCCCCAGTGCACTGAGGGAttgcacagaggggctgctggAGGTTTGCTGGCTTTAGGGAAGAATTAACACCTACAGCACCTGTCAGATGTTGTGCGTGCTAGGAAGCctttttcagtttcccaaaaaATAGCCCAAGTGCTTTACCCCAACACTTGTTCTTGTCCTTTCTTCACCCCATCCAGGAATCCTTGCAATTCCCGAGCTCTCTTGTTGTCCACAAACTTCTCCCGAATGCAGGCGTCGAGGCACCAGGTGAACTGTCACCAAATGGAGAGAGCTTTATGAACTCATTAAACCAGCAATAAAACACATGATGTCAGAGAAAACAGTCTCAGAATGACCTCAAAATATCTGCAATTGAGATGCTTCATTAATGCACCTAGGCATAGTACCACACTGGTGACTACCACAGAGGTCAGAAAGGCCAACATCCCAAAAGGAGGTTAGGAATGCCCAGGGAAGTTAACCTAGGGTCACCTTCTCCACTTCCAGGGAAGGCATTCCCTGGCAATTAAGAAGTAGGAATTAAATtcaccacagccctgcacacCTATGGATTTACACAAGTAGGAGACTGAGAAAGAAACAGCAtcactcagaaataaaaatgtttattttggcCAGTGCAATAGCACTCCCATTCTCTAAATGAAGGAATATTGACAGTGGAGGTGTTTGTGCTTTAGAGCTGTATTACTGAACtattttttaatcagaataCATGGAAAACTTAACAACTACTTCAGAGAAAAAGCCTTATTCCAGATCACAGTGATGCTATCATGAGCAAAAGCCAGTAACAAGATCCTGCTGTGACATTACCATATCTGTCACTTCCCAATATTTGAATAGTTTAATGTTTTCTTATAATTCAATATCCAAAGTATTTACTGTTACACACAGAGTTTACTGGCAGATGGAGCATATCCACAACTGGGAGGGAAGCCTGGAGTAAGAACCTGGGGCCAGCTgatggtttttattatttttgcagcATCTACATACGACAGATGTCAGATTAGACATTGCTTTTAACACTGCCAAAGTACCCTAAATTTGAATGATTCATGGATTCACGAAAGCAAACTGTTGCTTAACCAAGATTAAGTTCTCACCTGAAGGTCCAAGGAATGTAAGATGACATTTAGGTTCAAGGTCTGAACTCTCTTTACAGAAAGGACTCAACATCTCTGggctttttccagaaaattctCCATAAATACCCCCATCTGTCCTACACAACTGGTACCTTGTGACAGGGGTCAACAGTGCAGATCTCACTGATCTCCAGGTCATGCAGTGACATCaggagctctgccctcagcGTGCAGTAATGGACATTCCTGGTGCGCAGGAACAAGGTCCTCAGGAACTGCAGCACCATGTCATAGAGCTTCACGTTCTTCCCAATCATCTGTGTCAGCTTCTGCACCACCTGAGCTCAGAGGGCACAAAAGTGGGCTCAGCACCAAGAGATGTTCTCattctacacacacacacaaatgtaaattaattaCATTACGTGATTCACCAAGATTGAACATCTGCAAGGGCAAGAGGTCCTGAAAAGGAACTGCTTACTCCAAGATTTCCAAGAGCATTTGTTCAAGAGACATTCACCAAATCTTCAACAGCCATAATGTTTTTGTCTCAACTCACAAGTTTCTTTCTTCTACCCTTCTTACTCTCCCCCCATCCCCTCAGAGGAAGTCACCAAGTGGATGTGTGGTGCTGAGTGTCCAGCTGGGATTAAAGCACAACTCTGCAGCGCAAACCTGGAGTAAATTGCACCAGGGCACTTACACCAAATGATTTTGAAAGCCAAACAGGCCTAGAACAACCTCTCACATAACAGATGTACTGCCCTCTCTGAAATTAAAGCTTTGTAATGCcttgtaattaatttaattcaaagAGATACACTTCTGGATGCAAATTAACTACAACTTTCTACATCCTttataaaaaatcaaaaaaagcaACTTCAGTTGAGCTATGTCCACTAAAAAAGGTCCCAAGAAAGCAAATTTAACATATCAGCATACTCAAACTGATGTGATAGAGATGTTCAGCCTTCAGAACAGCTGAAGCATTTTAAAGCCAGACTgaataatagagaaaaaaaatctgccctttcttttttcaaaggGCATAAACAGCTTAGAACATTCATCATTTATTACACAACAACTAAAAtaattcctgctgctttcatCAAGATGTGTAGGAGAAAATGGCTTGGCGTTTCTTGCAAAGAGTTTCTCCAGCTAAACAACTTCAGCAGCAAAGGTGGGCAGGGGAAAACAGCCCCTGTTATGTGATGGTTGACTGAAAGCTGATAAATTCCCCTCAGCAGCAGACTGTGAGGGTTCTGTGTCCTTACCTCTCCTTGACGTCTCGTTTTGGGAGATGGACTGAAGAAATTTTGCAAGAAGGAAATATCATTGCTGAAGAGAATGTTCTCCTTCTCCAGGATGTATTGTTTCAGCAGGGGTGACACCTCATCCCCAAAGAGAGCCTGGTTGTCCTGCCAGATCTGTCTCTTCACCTCCACAGCACAGGCCTTGTACAGGTCCTTATCTGCCATCACCAATTTCAGCTTCTTCTCAGGGACCTGCAATCCACAGAGCAGTTACACAGTGAGCAGCACCTCACCTGCCTGATAGTCCATGTAACCCAAAACTGACTACAGGAGGTATCTAAAtcctggaatcacagaatatgctgagctggaagggacccacagaatcatccctgtccct
The nucleotide sequence above comes from Cinclus cinclus chromosome 19, bCinCin1.1, whole genome shotgun sequence. Encoded proteins:
- the NELFB gene encoding negative elongation factor B, yielding MYAGLQELGVANGEDLKETLTNCTEPLKAIEQFQTENGVLLPSLQYALPFLDLHGTPRLEFHQSVFDELREKLLERVSAIALEGKVEERYKKLEDLLEKSFSLVKMPSIQPVVMCVMKHLPKVPEKKLKLVMADKDLYKACAVEVKRQIWQDNQALFGDEVSPLLKQYILEKENILFSNDISFLQNFFSPSPKTRRQGEVVQKLTQMIGKNVKLYDMVLQFLRTLFLRTRNVHYCTLRAELLMSLHDLEISEICTVDPCHKFTWCLDACIREKFVDNKRARELQGFLDGVKKGQEQVLGDLSMILCDPFAINTLALSTIRHLQDLVGQDTLPRESPDLLLLLRMLSLGQGAWDMIDSQVFKEPKMEAELITRFLPLLMSFVVDDHTFTVDQKLPSEEKAPIPYPSTIPEAFTKFLQENRIACEIGLYYILHITKQRNKNAFLRLLPALVETFSDLAFSDIFLHLLTGNLTLLSDEFALEEFCTSLFDGFFLTACSRKENVHRHVLRLLLHLHHKVAPAKLESLQKALEPTKQSGEAVKELYNQLSEKLELRKPSPAEVTETPSMELPLPTVPTPASR